The sequence TTTTTAAAACAGCTTTTTTTATGCTATTTTTACAAAAATCCGAAAAATCTTGATATACGTAACTTAAGACATATTCATAATATTTTTGCGCCACTACTTGAAATCATTATATAAAATTTTTATCCTCATTTTTGTTTTATTGAGCTCAGTAAAACAATATGCACAACATCAATCTAAGATGGAAGTGGCGGTTAATCTTGACCTTAAAACACTTAATGTCAAGCAAGACCTCACCTACTACAATACTTCAAACGATTCTTTGGATACAATTGTACTGAACGACTGGAACAACGCTTTTTCGGATAAAAACACGCCTTTGGCACGACGTTTTTCGGATGAATTTTATAGAGGTTTTCACGTTGCTAAACCTGAAGAAAGAGGAAATACAACTATTTTGAATCTTACCGATTCTGATGATTTGGCACTTGAATGGCAAAGAACAGACAAAAACCCAGATTTTATTGTTGTCAAACTAAACAAAAAACTGTACCCAGGAGAGAAAATTGATTTGCATCTTATTTACATTTCAAAAATTCCGAGTGCAAAATTCACGCATTATGGTTTTGAGCAAAATGGTGGGATGATTTTGAAAAACTGGTTTTTAAGCCCTGCCCGATTTGAAAATCATTATTTTGTGAAAAACAATAATTTCAATCTTGATGATATTGCAAATGCTACAGTTGATTATCAGCTTGAAATAAAACTTCCAGCAAATTATTTTATCAGTACTGATTTGGATTCGGTTTCAAAAGACGACTCCAATCCATCTTTTACAAATTATATTTTTTCTGGAAAAAACAGAACTGATTTCAATGTTTTTATTGAAAAACAAAACAGTTTCAGAAGCTATACCAATGGCGATTTAGAAATCGTTTCCGATTTAAAAACAAAGAAATTGAACGAAATTCAAAGAGCGATTATCATCAACCGAGTTGCACATTTTGCAAATGAATTTATTGGGAAATATCCGCATTCAAAAATTGCAGTTTCGCAGGCAGATTATGACCGAAATCCGTTTTACGGACTAAATCAGTTGCCTTCCTTTATCAGTCCGTTTTCAGATGAATTTATCTTCGAAATTACTTTTCTGAAAACCTATTTGAGCAATTATTTGAAAAATTCCTTAAAACTAGATCCAAGAAAAGACAATTGGATTTATGACGGAATCCAAATTTATGCTATGATGAAATACATGGAAGAGCATCATTTAGATCAAAAAATGCTTGGAAGACTTTCGGATATGAAACTTTTTGACAGCTACAATATTACCAATCTGACATTTAACGAGCAATACAGTTATTATTATATGCTGATGGCTCGAAAAAATCTAGATCAGCCACTTGGAGATCCAAAAAATACACTGATAAAATTCAACGAACAGATTGCCAGCAAATACCGCGCTGGTTTAAGTTTAAGCTATTTAGACGATTATTTGAATCATAATATTGTGCCAGAGAGTGTACAAAAATTTTATGCTTTGAATAAAACCCAACAAACAAACCGATATGATTTTGAAAAAATTCTGACCGAAAATAGTCCAAAAAAAATCGACTGGTTTTTTAG comes from Flavobacterium sp. KACC 22761 and encodes:
- a CDS encoding aminopeptidase gives rise to the protein MEVAVNLDLKTLNVKQDLTYYNTSNDSLDTIVLNDWNNAFSDKNTPLARRFSDEFYRGFHVAKPEERGNTTILNLTDSDDLALEWQRTDKNPDFIVVKLNKKLYPGEKIDLHLIYISKIPSAKFTHYGFEQNGGMILKNWFLSPARFENHYFVKNNNFNLDDIANATVDYQLEIKLPANYFISTDLDSVSKDDSNPSFTNYIFSGKNRTDFNVFIEKQNSFRSYTNGDLEIVSDLKTKKLNEIQRAIIINRVAHFANEFIGKYPHSKIAVSQADYDRNPFYGLNQLPSFISPFSDEFIFEITFLKTYLSNYLKNSLKLDPRKDNWIYDGIQIYAMMKYMEEHHLDQKMLGRLSDMKLFDSYNITNLTFNEQYSYYYMLMARKNLDQPLGDPKNTLIKFNEQIASKYRAGLSLSYLDDYLNHNIVPESVQKFYALNKTQQTNRYDFEKILTENSPKKIDWFFRTIIESRDIIDYKFTDVSRTKDSVQFSVKNKTGVFAPIPVYGIKKNEVVFKEWIEPKNNDSIYHFSRKNADKIVLNYDNEVPEYNQRNNWKSLKTIAITNRPIKFNFAKDLEDPYYNQILYIPTLTYNYYDGITPGIRFHNKTILDKPFLFDINPAYSIKAQTISGSSAFSWNQYYRNSTLYNVRYSISQNYFHYAPDATYLRLNPMVQFRIREENFRDNRKQLIMFRQVIVNREASEYITDNSKPNYSIFNARYSNTKTELVNHFSYMNDIQFSGDFGKLSGEVEYRRLFENNHKLNLRLYAGTFLYNTTNSDYFSFGLDRPTDYLFDYNLFGRSESTGFFSQQYVIAEGGFKSQLEPSYANQWMTTLNASYAIWNWVEVYGDIGFLKNKHEKEFFAYDSGIRLNLVPDYFELYFPVYSNNGWEISQSKYNEKIRFVITFSPKTLVNLFTRKWF